From one Pan troglodytes isolate AG18354 chromosome 13, NHGRI_mPanTro3-v2.0_pri, whole genome shotgun sequence genomic stretch:
- the RBM43 gene encoding RNA-binding protein 43 isoform X2, which translates to MASVLNVKESKAPERTVVVAGLPVDLFSDQLLAVLVKSHFQDIKNEGGDVEDVIYPTRTKGVAYVIFKEKKVAENVIRQKKHWLARKTRHAELTVSHFGDKIFSSVNAILDLSVFGKEVTLETLVKDLKKKIPSLSFSPLKPSGRISVEGSFLAVKRLRESLLARACSLLEKDRNFTSEGRKWNRQNLQRNLQRSNNSLASVRTLVPETARSGEMLVLDTDVFLYLKHKCGSYESTLKKFHILSQEKVDGEITTICLKSIQVGSQPNNAKHVKELIEEWSHALYLKLRKETFILEGKENREKRMIKRACEQLSSRYLEVLINLYRTHIDIIGSSSDTYLFKKGVMKLIGQKVS; encoded by the exons ATG GCATCAGTTTTGAATGTCAAGGAATCCAAAGCTCCTGAAAGAACGGTTGTAGTTGCTGGTCTTCCAGTTGACCTTTTTAGTGATCAATTATTGGCGGTATTAGTGAAGAGCCACTTCCAAGACATTAAGAATGAGGGTGGAGATGTTGAAGATGTGATATATCCGACAAGAACCAAGGGAGTTGCATAtgtaatattcaaagaaaaaaaag TTGCAGAGAATGTCATCAGACAAAAGAAACACTGGCTAGCAAGGAAGACTAGACATGCTGAACTCACAGTCTCTCATTTTGGTGACAAG ATCTTCAGCTCTGTAAATGCCATCCTTGATCTTTCTGTTTTTGGAAAAGAAGTTACTCTAGAAACTCTGGTAAaagacctgaaaaaaaaaatcccgagTTTAAGCTTCAGTCCTTTGAAACCCAGTGGAAGAATCTCCGTGGAAGGATCATTTCTGGCTGTCAAGAGGCTCAGAGAATCTTTGCTAGCAAGAGCATGTTCTCTcttagaaaaagacagaaattttacCAGTGAGGGGAGAAAGTGGAATAGACAAAATCTCCAAAGGAATCTACAGAGAAGTAATAACTCTTTGGCATCAGTCAGGACCTTAGTACCTGAGACTGCTAGAAGTGGAGAAATGCTTGTGCTTGACACAGATGTTTTTCTTTACCTGAAACACAAGTGTGGATCTTATGAAAGCACGCTGAAAAAATTCCACATTCTGAGTCAGGAGAAAGTGGATGGTGAAATCACCACAATTTGTCTAAAAAGCATTCAAGTTGGTTCTCAGCCAAACAATGCAAAACATGTAAAAGAGCTCATTGAGGAATGGTCACATGCTCTTTACTTAAAGCTTAGAAAAGAGACATTTATtttggaaggaaaggaaaatagagagaaaagaatgatcAAAAGGGCATGTGAACAATTAAGTTCGAGATACCTTGAAGTCCTGATTAACCTTTATAGGACACACATTGACATTATAGGATCTTCTTCTGACACTTACCTGTTTAAAAAAGGGGTCATGAAATTAATAGGGCAAAAGGTTAGTTAA
- the RBM43 gene encoding RNA-binding protein 43 isoform X1 — MQKQASVLNVKESKAPERTVVVAGLPVDLFSDQLLAVLVKSHFQDIKNEGGDVEDVIYPTRTKGVAYVIFKEKKVAENVIRQKKHWLARKTRHAELTVSHFGDKIFSSVNAILDLSVFGKEVTLETLVKDLKKKIPSLSFSPLKPSGRISVEGSFLAVKRLRESLLARACSLLEKDRNFTSEGRKWNRQNLQRNLQRSNNSLASVRTLVPETARSGEMLVLDTDVFLYLKHKCGSYESTLKKFHILSQEKVDGEITTICLKSIQVGSQPNNAKHVKELIEEWSHALYLKLRKETFILEGKENREKRMIKRACEQLSSRYLEVLINLYRTHIDIIGSSSDTYLFKKGVMKLIGQKVS; from the exons ATGCAAAAGCAA GCATCAGTTTTGAATGTCAAGGAATCCAAAGCTCCTGAAAGAACGGTTGTAGTTGCTGGTCTTCCAGTTGACCTTTTTAGTGATCAATTATTGGCGGTATTAGTGAAGAGCCACTTCCAAGACATTAAGAATGAGGGTGGAGATGTTGAAGATGTGATATATCCGACAAGAACCAAGGGAGTTGCATAtgtaatattcaaagaaaaaaaag TTGCAGAGAATGTCATCAGACAAAAGAAACACTGGCTAGCAAGGAAGACTAGACATGCTGAACTCACAGTCTCTCATTTTGGTGACAAG ATCTTCAGCTCTGTAAATGCCATCCTTGATCTTTCTGTTTTTGGAAAAGAAGTTACTCTAGAAACTCTGGTAAaagacctgaaaaaaaaaatcccgagTTTAAGCTTCAGTCCTTTGAAACCCAGTGGAAGAATCTCCGTGGAAGGATCATTTCTGGCTGTCAAGAGGCTCAGAGAATCTTTGCTAGCAAGAGCATGTTCTCTcttagaaaaagacagaaattttacCAGTGAGGGGAGAAAGTGGAATAGACAAAATCTCCAAAGGAATCTACAGAGAAGTAATAACTCTTTGGCATCAGTCAGGACCTTAGTACCTGAGACTGCTAGAAGTGGAGAAATGCTTGTGCTTGACACAGATGTTTTTCTTTACCTGAAACACAAGTGTGGATCTTATGAAAGCACGCTGAAAAAATTCCACATTCTGAGTCAGGAGAAAGTGGATGGTGAAATCACCACAATTTGTCTAAAAAGCATTCAAGTTGGTTCTCAGCCAAACAATGCAAAACATGTAAAAGAGCTCATTGAGGAATGGTCACATGCTCTTTACTTAAAGCTTAGAAAAGAGACATTTATtttggaaggaaaggaaaatagagagaaaagaatgatcAAAAGGGCATGTGAACAATTAAGTTCGAGATACCTTGAAGTCCTGATTAACCTTTATAGGACACACATTGACATTATAGGATCTTCTTCTGACACTTACCTGTTTAAAAAAGGGGTCATGAAATTAATAGGGCAAAAGGTTAGTTAA